A window of the Pseudomonas gozinkensis genome harbors these coding sequences:
- a CDS encoding carbon-nitrogen hydrolase family protein, whose amino-acid sequence MSLAVIQMVSQSDVLANLRDARRLLEQAASAGAKLAVLPENFAAMGRRDIADIGRAEALGEGPILPWLKQTARDLRLWIVAGTLPLPPVGQPEAKSHACSLLVNDQGEIVARYDKLHLFDVDVADNRGRYRESDDYAYGRGVVVADTPVGRLGLTVCYDLRFPELYSELRAAGAELITAPSAFTAVTGAAHWDVLIRARAIETQCYVLAAAQGGMHPGPRETFGHGAIVDPWGRVLAQQEQGEAVLLAERDSNEQASIRARMPVTGHRRFFSQGAQRPASEHEFKA is encoded by the coding sequence ATGTCTTTAGCGGTGATTCAAATGGTCAGCCAGAGCGATGTGCTGGCCAATCTGCGCGATGCCCGACGTTTGCTCGAACAGGCAGCCAGCGCCGGTGCGAAGCTGGCCGTGCTGCCGGAAAACTTCGCGGCCATGGGCCGTCGCGACATCGCTGATATCGGCCGTGCCGAAGCGCTCGGCGAAGGCCCGATCCTGCCGTGGTTGAAACAGACCGCCCGCGACCTCAGGTTATGGATTGTGGCCGGCACCTTGCCGTTACCGCCGGTGGGGCAGCCCGAGGCCAAGTCCCATGCCTGCTCGCTGCTGGTGAACGATCAGGGCGAAATCGTTGCACGCTATGACAAGTTGCACCTGTTCGATGTCGACGTGGCGGACAATCGCGGCCGTTACCGCGAATCCGATGACTATGCTTATGGCAGGGGCGTGGTGGTCGCGGACACGCCGGTCGGGCGATTGGGCCTGACGGTGTGCTACGACCTGCGTTTCCCGGAGCTGTACAGCGAATTGCGCGCTGCCGGGGCTGAACTGATTACCGCACCGTCGGCCTTCACCGCAGTGACGGGGGCGGCGCACTGGGATGTACTGATCCGCGCGCGGGCCATTGAAACCCAGTGCTATGTGCTGGCGGCAGCCCAGGGCGGGATGCATCCGGGGCCGCGGGAAACCTTTGGCCACGGGGCGATTGTCGATCCGTGGGGCCGTGTGCTGGCGCAACAGGAGCAAGGCGAGGCCGTGTTGCTGGCCGAACGCGACAGCAACGAACAGGCGTCCATCCGGGCGCGAATGCCGGTGACGGGTCATCGGCGGTTTTTTTCGCAGGGCGCACAGCGACCTGCTTCAGAACACGAATTTAAGGCGTAA
- the tldD gene encoding metalloprotease TldD, with protein MSELLSSVSDHLLAPGGVTIESLQGVLGDLAGPGIDAADLYFQGQISESWSLEDGIVKEGSFNLDQGVGVRAQSGEKTGFAYSNAITLEALGAAARAARSISRAGQNGTVQAFSTQDVAQLYAPDNPLEVLSRAEKVDLLKRIDVATRALDPRIQQVSVSMAGVWERILVASTDGGLAADVRPLVRFNVSVIVEQNGRRERGGHGGGGRTDYRYFLAEDRAMGYAREALRQALVNLEAIPAPAGTLPVVLGSGWSGVLLHEAVGHGLEGDFNRKGSSAYSGRMGEMVASKLCTIVDDGTLSGRRGSLSVDDEGTPTECTTLIENGVLKGYMQDKLNARLMGVARTGNGRRESYAHLPMPRMTNTYMLGGQSDPAEIIASVKKGIYCANLGGGQVDITSGKFVFSTSEAYLIEDGKITAPVKGATLIGNGPEAMSRVSMVGNDLALDSGVGTCGKDGQSVPVGVGQPTLKIDAITVGGTGA; from the coding sequence ATGAGCGAGTTGTTGTCCTCAGTCAGTGATCACCTGTTGGCGCCCGGCGGCGTGACGATCGAGAGCCTGCAAGGCGTGCTCGGTGATCTGGCGGGTCCAGGCATCGATGCGGCCGACCTGTATTTCCAGGGGCAGATTTCCGAGTCCTGGTCGCTGGAAGACGGCATCGTCAAGGAAGGCAGTTTCAACCTCGACCAGGGTGTTGGCGTGCGAGCGCAGTCCGGTGAGAAAACCGGTTTTGCCTACAGCAACGCGATCACCCTTGAAGCCCTTGGCGCGGCGGCCCGTGCGGCCCGTTCGATTTCCCGTGCCGGGCAGAACGGCACGGTGCAGGCGTTCAGTACGCAGGACGTCGCCCAGTTGTATGCGCCGGATAACCCGCTGGAAGTCCTGAGTCGCGCTGAAAAAGTCGACCTGCTCAAGCGTATCGACGTTGCGACCCGCGCCCTCGACCCGCGTATTCAGCAGGTCAGCGTCAGCATGGCCGGGGTCTGGGAGCGTATTCTGGTGGCTTCGACCGACGGTGGTCTGGCTGCCGATGTGCGTCCGCTGGTGCGCTTCAACGTCAGCGTGATCGTCGAGCAGAACGGCCGTCGCGAGCGTGGCGGTCACGGCGGCGGCGGGCGTACCGACTACCGTTACTTCCTCGCTGAAGACCGCGCCATGGGTTATGCCCGTGAGGCGCTGCGTCAGGCACTGGTGAATCTGGAAGCGATTCCGGCACCGGCCGGCACCTTGCCGGTGGTTCTGGGCTCGGGCTGGTCCGGGGTGCTGCTGCACGAAGCGGTCGGCCACGGTCTGGAAGGCGATTTCAACCGCAAGGGCAGTTCCGCCTACAGCGGTCGCATGGGCGAAATGGTTGCATCCAAGCTTTGCACCATCGTCGATGACGGCACCCTGAGCGGTCGTCGCGGCTCCCTGAGCGTCGACGACGAAGGCACCCCGACCGAGTGCACCACGCTGATCGAAAACGGCGTACTCAAGGGCTACATGCAGGACAAGCTCAACGCGCGGCTGATGGGCGTGGCCCGCACCGGCAACGGTCGTCGCGAATCCTACGCACACTTGCCGATGCCTCGGATGACCAACACCTACATGCTCGGCGGCCAGAGCGATCCGGCTGAAATCATCGCCTCGGTGAAGAAGGGCATCTACTGCGCCAACCTCGGCGGCGGTCAGGTTGACATCACCAGCGGCAAGTTCGTGTTCTCCACCAGCGAGGCGTACCTGATCGAGGACGGCAAGATCACCGCGCCAGTCAAAGGCGCAACATTGATCGGCAACGGCCCGGAAGCGATGAGCCGGGTGTCGATGGTCGGTAACGATCTGGCGCTGGACAGCGGCGTGGGAACATGCGGCAAGGACGGGCAGTCGGTGCCGGTGGGTGTCGGTCAGCCGACGCTGAAAATCGATGCGATCACCGTGGGTGGCACGGGCGCATAA
- the yjgA gene encoding ribosome biogenesis factor YjgA — protein sequence MVDSYDDSLDTGEKSKSQVKRELHALVDLGERLTTLKPDLQAKLPLTDALRRALADAPKHTANIARKRHLQFIGKLMRDQDTDAILTLLDQLDASTRQYNERFHNLERWRDRLIAGDDAVLEKFVVDYPDADRQQLRSLIRQAQHEVAQNKPPASSRKIFKYIRELDETQRGLR from the coding sequence ATGGTTGATTCTTACGACGACTCCCTCGATACGGGAGAAAAAAGCAAATCCCAGGTCAAACGCGAGCTGCATGCTCTGGTTGACCTTGGCGAGCGCCTTACAACGCTCAAGCCCGACTTGCAGGCAAAACTGCCACTGACCGACGCTTTGCGCCGGGCTCTGGCCGATGCGCCCAAGCACACCGCGAACATCGCGCGTAAACGGCACTTGCAGTTCATCGGCAAACTGATGCGCGATCAGGACACTGACGCGATTCTCACCCTGCTCGATCAACTCGATGCCTCTACCCGTCAGTACAACGAGCGTTTCCACAACCTCGAACGCTGGCGTGACCGCCTGATCGCCGGTGACGATGCCGTGCTGGAGAAATTCGTCGTCGATTACCCGGACGCCGACCGCCAGCAACTGCGTTCCCTGATCCGTCAGGCCCAGCACGAGGTTGCGCAAAACAAACCTCCTGCCTCGAGCCGCAAGATCTTCAAGTACATCCGCGAGCTGGACGAGACTCAACGCGGTCTGCGCTGA
- the pmbA gene encoding metalloprotease PmbA, translating into MSAVESVGPQALPALQEQVEQIIAEAKRQGASACEVAVSLEQGLSTSVRQREVETVEFNRDQGFGITLYVGQRKGSASTSATGPDAIRETVAAALAIAKHTSEDEASGLADAALMARDIQDFDLFHQWDITPEQAIEKALLCEAAAFDADARIKNADGTTLSTHQGCRVYGNSHGFIGGYASTRHSLSCVMIAEAEGQMQRDYWYDVNRQGSLLADPVSIGQRAAQRAASRLGARPVPTCEVPVLFSAELAGGLFGSFLSAISGGSLYRKSSFLEGTLGQKLFPEWLTIDERPHLMRAMGSASYDGDGLATYAKPFVEKGELVSYILGTYSGRKLGMPSTANAGGVHNLFVTHGDEDQAALLRRMGRGLLVTELMGHGLNMVTGDYSRGAAGFWVENGEIQFAVQEVTIAGNMRDMFKQIVAVGNDLELRSNIRTGSVLIEKMTVAGS; encoded by the coding sequence ATGAGTGCAGTTGAAAGCGTCGGCCCACAGGCATTGCCGGCACTGCAGGAACAGGTCGAGCAGATCATCGCCGAAGCCAAGCGTCAGGGTGCCAGTGCCTGCGAAGTAGCGGTGTCGCTGGAGCAGGGCCTGTCGACGTCGGTGCGTCAGCGTGAAGTCGAAACGGTCGAGTTCAACCGCGATCAGGGTTTTGGCATCACGCTGTACGTCGGTCAGCGCAAGGGTTCTGCCAGCACTTCCGCCACCGGGCCGGATGCGATTCGCGAGACTGTCGCTGCGGCGCTGGCGATTGCCAAACACACCTCCGAAGACGAAGCCTCGGGCTTGGCCGATGCCGCGCTGATGGCCCGGGATATTCAGGATTTCGATCTGTTCCACCAATGGGATATCACCCCGGAGCAGGCCATCGAGAAGGCGCTGCTCTGCGAAGCCGCCGCGTTTGACGCTGATGCACGCATCAAGAATGCCGATGGCACTACGTTGAGCACTCATCAGGGCTGCCGCGTGTATGGCAACAGCCACGGCTTTATCGGTGGTTACGCTTCGACCCGACACAGCCTGAGCTGCGTGATGATTGCCGAGGCCGAGGGCCAGATGCAGCGCGATTACTGGTACGACGTGAACCGCCAGGGCAGTTTGCTGGCGGATCCGGTGAGCATCGGCCAGCGCGCGGCACAGCGGGCGGCGAGCCGTCTTGGTGCGCGTCCGGTGCCAACCTGCGAAGTACCAGTATTGTTTTCGGCAGAGTTGGCGGGTGGATTGTTCGGCAGCTTCCTGTCGGCGATTTCCGGCGGCAGTCTGTACCGCAAATCGTCGTTCCTCGAAGGCACCCTGGGGCAGAAGCTGTTCCCGGAATGGCTGACCATCGATGAGCGTCCACACCTGATGCGTGCCATGGGCAGTGCGTCGTATGACGGTGACGGTCTGGCGACCTATGCCAAACCGTTCGTCGAGAAAGGCGAGTTGGTCTCGTACATCCTCGGCACTTATTCCGGTCGCAAACTCGGCATGCCAAGCACCGCCAACGCTGGCGGCGTGCATAACCTGTTCGTCACTCATGGCGATGAAGACCAGGCTGCGTTGCTGCGGCGCATGGGCCGTGGACTGTTGGTCACCGAGCTGATGGGCCATGGTCTGAACATGGTGACCGGTGATTACTCGCGCGGTGCGGCGGGTTTCTGGGTCGAGAACGGTGAAATCCAGTTCGCGGTGCAGGAAGTTACCATTGCCGGCAACATGCGCGACATGTTCAAGCAGATCGTCGCGGTTGGTAACGATCTCGAGCTGCGCAGCAACATTCGCACCGGTTCGGTGTTGATCGAGAAGATGACCGTCGCGGGCAGCTAA
- a CDS encoding FagA protein: MSSALHEQPYLESWRWMSRQIRCAMDPDEPRLIEHYLAEGRYLACCTATSPWTVAETSFRLLLDTATDIALPWHWRSLCLDQAWRPLREMERLSLCKCRLKRWQSYTWQLATCELQPSIPLIELVQGFSDDQDTY; this comes from the coding sequence ATGAGTTCTGCCTTGCACGAGCAGCCGTACCTCGAAAGCTGGCGCTGGATGAGTCGCCAGATCCGTTGCGCCATGGATCCCGACGAACCACGTCTGATCGAGCATTACTTGGCCGAAGGCCGGTATCTGGCCTGCTGCACGGCGACCTCGCCCTGGACGGTCGCTGAAACTTCTTTCCGCCTGCTGCTCGACACGGCCACCGACATCGCGTTGCCGTGGCACTGGCGCAGCCTCTGTCTCGACCAGGCCTGGCGCCCGTTGCGTGAAATGGAGCGCCTGTCGCTGTGTAAATGCCGGCTCAAACGCTGGCAAAGCTACACCTGGCAGCTCGCCACCTGCGAGTTGCAACCCTCGATTCCTCTTATTGAACTGGTGCAAGGATTTTCAGATGACCAAGACACGTATTGA
- a CDS encoding class II fumarate hydratase, which yields MTKTRIERDSMGELQVPVDALYGAQTQRAVDNFPISGKPMPTQFIRALILAKAAAARANVELNQISAAQGKAISDAAQGLLEGDFMQHFPVDIFQTGSGTSSNMNANEVIATLASRLLDEPVNANDHVNCGQSSNDIIPTTIHVSAALALHEQLLPALLHLVQVIERKSEQVHHHVKTGRTHLMDAMPVRMSQVLNGWAQQLKANIGHLQDLLPSLQSLAQGGTAVGTGINAHPEFAARFSRQLSQLTNVQFTPGKDLFALIGSQDTAVAVSGQLKATAVSLMKIANDLRWMNSGPLAGLGEIELEGLQPGSSIMPGKVNPVIPEATAMVAAQVIGNDSVITIAGQSGNFELNVMLPIIAQNLLSSIELLANSSRLLGDKAIASFKVNESRLKEALSRNPILVTALNPIIGYQKAAEIAKQAYKQGRPVIDVALEHTDLSRSQLEELLNPEKLTAGGV from the coding sequence ATGACCAAGACACGTATTGAGCGCGACAGCATGGGCGAACTGCAGGTGCCGGTGGACGCTCTCTACGGCGCGCAGACTCAGCGCGCGGTGGATAACTTCCCGATCAGCGGCAAACCGATGCCGACCCAGTTCATCCGCGCGCTGATTCTGGCCAAGGCGGCCGCCGCTCGCGCCAACGTTGAACTCAACCAGATCAGCGCAGCGCAAGGCAAAGCCATCAGCGACGCTGCTCAAGGTTTGCTGGAAGGCGACTTCATGCAGCATTTCCCGGTGGATATCTTCCAGACCGGTTCCGGTACCAGCTCCAACATGAACGCCAACGAAGTGATCGCCACCCTGGCCAGCCGTTTGCTCGACGAGCCGGTGAACGCCAACGACCACGTCAACTGCGGGCAGAGCAGCAACGACATCATCCCGACCACCATCCACGTCAGTGCCGCGCTGGCCCTGCACGAACAACTGTTGCCAGCGCTGCTGCACCTGGTGCAGGTGATCGAGCGCAAGTCCGAACAAGTCCATCACCACGTCAAGACCGGCCGCACCCATTTGATGGACGCCATGCCGGTGCGCATGAGCCAGGTGCTCAACGGTTGGGCGCAGCAGCTCAAGGCCAATATCGGTCACCTGCAGGACTTGCTGCCAAGCCTGCAATCCCTGGCCCAGGGCGGCACAGCGGTTGGCACCGGGATCAATGCGCATCCGGAATTCGCTGCGCGTTTCAGCCGCCAGCTCAGTCAGTTGACCAACGTCCAGTTCACGCCGGGCAAGGATCTGTTCGCCCTGATCGGTTCGCAAGACACCGCCGTCGCTGTGTCGGGTCAGCTCAAGGCCACCGCCGTCTCGCTGATGAAAATTGCCAACGACCTGCGCTGGATGAACTCCGGCCCGCTCGCCGGTCTCGGTGAAATCGAACTGGAAGGGCTGCAACCGGGCTCGTCGATCATGCCGGGCAAGGTCAATCCGGTGATTCCGGAAGCCACCGCGATGGTGGCCGCGCAAGTGATCGGCAACGATTCGGTGATCACTATCGCCGGGCAGTCGGGCAATTTCGAACTGAACGTGATGCTGCCGATCATCGCCCAGAACCTGCTGAGCAGCATCGAGTTGCTGGCCAACTCCAGCCGACTGCTGGGTGACAAGGCGATTGCCAGCTTCAAGGTCAACGAGTCGCGTCTCAAGGAAGCGCTCTCGCGTAACCCGATTCTGGTCACCGCGCTCAACCCGATCATCGGTTACCAGAAAGCCGCCGAGATCGCCAAGCAGGCCTACAAACAGGGCCGCCCGGTGATCGACGTTGCGCTGGAACATACCGACCTGTCGCGCAGCCAGCTGGAAGAGTTGCTCAATCCCGAGAAACTCACCGCTGGCGGCGTGTAA
- a CDS encoding superoxide dismutase — MAFTLPALPYAYDALEPHIDAQTMEIHYTKHHQTYINNLNAAVEGTEFAEWPVEKLVASVQQLPEKLRAAVINQGGGHANHSLFWEVMVPGGGGKPDGALAKAIDEQLGGLDSFKEAFTKAALTRFGSGWAWLSVTPDKKLVVESSGNQDSPLMNGNTPILGLDVWEHAYYLRYQNRRPEYISAFYNVINWPQVAARYQAALV; from the coding sequence ATGGCTTTTACCCTGCCAGCCTTGCCTTACGCCTACGACGCACTGGAACCACACATCGATGCGCAGACCATGGAGATCCACTACACCAAGCATCACCAGACCTACATCAACAACCTGAACGCAGCGGTCGAGGGCACTGAGTTCGCGGAGTGGCCAGTGGAAAAACTGGTCGCCAGCGTCCAGCAACTGCCGGAAAAACTTCGCGCGGCGGTAATCAATCAGGGCGGCGGTCACGCCAACCATTCGCTGTTCTGGGAAGTGATGGTGCCTGGCGGTGGCGGCAAGCCGGACGGCGCGCTGGCCAAGGCGATTGATGAGCAACTGGGTGGCCTCGACAGCTTCAAGGAGGCCTTCACCAAAGCCGCGCTGACCCGTTTCGGCAGTGGCTGGGCATGGCTCAGTGTCACTCCGGACAAGAAACTGGTGGTGGAAAGCAGCGGCAACCAGGACAGCCCGCTCATGAACGGCAACACGCCGATTCTCGGGCTCGACGTTTGGGAGCACGCCTACTACCTGCGTTATCAAAACCGCCGTCCGGAGTACATCAGCGCGTTCTACAACGTGATCAACTGGCCGCAAGTCGCTGCGCGCTATCAGGCCGCGCTGGTTTGA
- a CDS encoding ZIP family metal transporter has product MGTETLAIGSGRMFRYAIGSLLLLAGMTLLVAHGLEWLNLEPRLSRALQGGAICALGTALGAVPVLVIRNMPQALGDTLLGFGAGVMLAATAFSLIVPGIAAAESLGLSPWGASGLICFGIMLGAFGLYLVDRRVSGASPEMLIGTVEHPVIPPRIWLFVFAIIAHNIPEGMAVGVSAGGGMPDADSLAMGIALQDVPEGLVIALVLAGAGMSRVKAFLIGAASGLVEPVFALLCAWLVSLAELLLPLGLALAAGAMLLVVTHEVIPESRRNGHEKLASLGLLIGFCLMMVMDTALG; this is encoded by the coding sequence ATGGGCACTGAAACACTGGCGATCGGAAGTGGGCGTATGTTTCGTTACGCAATCGGATCGTTGCTGCTGTTGGCGGGCATGACCTTGTTGGTCGCCCACGGACTGGAATGGCTGAATCTGGAACCAAGGCTGTCGCGGGCGTTGCAGGGCGGTGCGATTTGCGCCCTCGGTACCGCGCTCGGCGCAGTTCCGGTGCTGGTGATCCGCAACATGCCTCAGGCGTTGGGCGATACGCTGTTGGGTTTTGGCGCCGGTGTGATGCTGGCGGCGACCGCGTTTTCGCTGATCGTGCCGGGAATCGCCGCCGCCGAAAGTCTGGGGCTGAGTCCATGGGGCGCCAGCGGCCTGATCTGCTTCGGCATCATGCTCGGGGCGTTCGGCCTGTATCTGGTTGATCGCCGGGTGTCGGGCGCCTCGCCGGAAATGCTCATCGGCACGGTCGAGCATCCGGTGATTCCGCCGCGGATCTGGTTGTTCGTGTTCGCCATTATTGCCCATAACATCCCGGAAGGTATGGCGGTCGGAGTATCTGCCGGCGGTGGAATGCCCGATGCAGACAGTCTGGCGATGGGCATTGCCTTGCAGGATGTGCCGGAAGGGCTGGTGATTGCACTGGTGCTGGCAGGGGCCGGGATGTCGCGGGTCAAGGCGTTCTTGATTGGCGCAGCTTCAGGGCTGGTCGAACCGGTGTTCGCGCTGCTCTGTGCGTGGCTGGTCAGTCTTGCCGAACTGTTGTTGCCTTTGGGATTGGCGTTGGCGGCAGGTGCGATGCTGCTGGTGGTGACGCACGAGGTCATCCCGGAGTCGCGACGCAATGGTCACGAGAAGCTGGCAAGCCTGGGATTGTTGATCGGCTTCTGTCTGATGATGGTGATGGATACGGCGTTGGGTTGA
- a CDS encoding HPr family phosphocarrier protein yields MPAREIEIINKLGLHARASAKFVGVAGQYPDCTIRVGRTPETTVDGKSIMAMMMLAAGKGTKIHLSTDGHQEQEAMDALVALINNYFDEGG; encoded by the coding sequence ATGCCTGCTCGGGAAATAGAAATCATCAACAAGCTGGGCCTGCATGCCCGTGCGTCTGCAAAGTTCGTTGGCGTGGCGGGTCAGTATCCCGACTGCACGATCAGAGTGGGCCGCACCCCGGAAACCACGGTTGATGGCAAAAGCATCATGGCGATGATGATGCTCGCTGCCGGCAAGGGCACCAAAATCCACCTGAGTACCGATGGCCATCAGGAACAGGAAGCCATGGACGCGCTGGTCGCGCTGATCAATAACTACTTCGATGAAGGTGGTTGA
- the rapZ gene encoding RNase adapter RapZ, which translates to MRLIIVSGRSGSGKSTALDVLEDNGYYCIDNLPAGLLPELAERALIHTELAQPLVAVSIDARNLPSHLTRFPELLEDARAKHIQCDVLYLDADEETLLKRFSETRRRHPLSNANRSLAEAIQDESALLGPIADLADLKINTTNLNLYQLRDTIKLRLLNQPEPGTAFLVESFGFKRGMPVDADLVFDVRCLPNPYWKPELRAQSGLDQPVAEYLAAQPEVEEMYQDIYAYLHKWLPRFAASNRAYVTIAIGCTGGHHRSVYLTERLGQALQKTLKNVQVRHRDLS; encoded by the coding sequence ATGCGCTTGATCATTGTCAGTGGCCGTTCCGGCTCGGGTAAAAGTACCGCCCTGGATGTCCTTGAGGACAACGGCTACTACTGCATCGATAACCTGCCGGCAGGCCTGCTGCCAGAGCTGGCCGAACGCGCGCTGATCCATACCGAGCTGGCGCAGCCGCTAGTGGCAGTTTCGATCGATGCACGCAATCTGCCCAGCCATCTGACCCGTTTTCCTGAACTGCTTGAAGACGCGCGCGCCAAGCACATTCAATGCGATGTTCTGTATCTGGATGCCGACGAGGAAACCCTGCTCAAGCGTTTCTCTGAAACGCGCCGCCGCCATCCACTGAGCAACGCCAATCGTTCGCTGGCAGAAGCCATTCAGGATGAAAGCGCCCTACTCGGGCCGATTGCCGATCTCGCCGACCTGAAGATCAACACCACCAATCTCAACCTGTACCAGCTACGTGACACGATAAAGTTACGCCTGCTGAACCAGCCGGAGCCGGGCACCGCGTTTCTGGTGGAGTCTTTCGGTTTCAAACGCGGCATGCCGGTAGATGCAGATCTGGTGTTCGATGTACGCTGCCTGCCGAACCCCTACTGGAAACCGGAACTGCGCGCGCAATCCGGTCTCGATCAGCCGGTCGCCGAATATCTGGCGGCCCAGCCGGAGGTCGAGGAGATGTACCAGGATATTTACGCTTATCTGCACAAATGGTTGCCCCGCTTTGCGGCGAGCAACCGTGCTTACGTCACCATTGCCATAGGCTGCACCGGCGGGCATCACCGTTCCGTTTACCTGACCGAACGTCTTGGCCAGGCGCTGCAGAAGACCCTGAAGAACGTCCAGGTTCGCCACCGCGACCTCAGCTAA
- the ptsN gene encoding PTS IIA-like nitrogen regulatory protein PtsN, whose translation MIRLESILTPGRSLVNVPGGSKKKALEQIANLIAREVPDLEMQDVFEALIAREKLGSTGFGNGIAIPHCRLKGCEAPISALMHLDAPIDFDAIDGAPVDLLFVLLVPEAATDAHLELLRQIASMLDRKDVRDRLRSAPSNEALYQVVLEEQNRP comes from the coding sequence ATGATCCGACTTGAAAGTATCCTGACCCCCGGCCGTTCCCTGGTGAACGTGCCGGGCGGCAGTAAAAAGAAAGCCCTCGAACAAATTGCCAACCTGATCGCCCGGGAAGTCCCGGATCTGGAGATGCAAGATGTCTTCGAGGCATTGATTGCCCGTGAAAAACTGGGTTCCACCGGTTTTGGCAACGGCATCGCCATTCCTCACTGCCGCCTCAAGGGCTGTGAAGCGCCGATCAGTGCGCTGATGCACCTTGATGCCCCTATCGATTTCGACGCTATCGACGGCGCGCCTGTGGACCTGCTGTTCGTCCTGCTGGTACCGGAAGCCGCCACCGATGCGCACCTGGAGCTGTTACGCCAGATCGCCAGCATGCTCGACCGCAAGGACGTGCGCGACAGACTGCGCAGCGCACCAAGCAACGAAGCCTTGTACCAGGTTGTACTGGAAGAACAGAACAGGCCGTAA
- the hpf gene encoding ribosome hibernation-promoting factor, HPF/YfiA family: MQVNISGHQLEVTQPLREYVEQKLKRLEGHFDKITNVQVTMCVEKLKQKIEATLHIPGNEVVANAEHTDMYAAIDALTDKLDKQLKKHKEKTQSLLQGATGR; encoded by the coding sequence ATGCAAGTCAACATCAGTGGACACCAACTGGAAGTTACCCAACCTCTCCGTGAGTACGTTGAGCAAAAGCTCAAGAGGCTTGAGGGACATTTCGACAAGATCACCAACGTGCAAGTCACGATGTGCGTCGAAAAGCTGAAGCAGAAAATCGAAGCCACGCTGCATATTCCCGGCAATGAGGTCGTCGCAAATGCGGAACATACCGACATGTACGCTGCGATCGACGCGCTGACCGACAAGCTTGATAAACAACTCAAAAAGCATAAGGAAAAGACCCAGAGCCTGCTTCAGGGCGCTACCGGTCGATAA